A single Candidatus Tectomicrobia bacterium DNA region contains:
- the iscU gene encoding Fe-S cluster assembly scaffold IscU: protein MPYSEKVVDHYNNPRNVGSLDKKDPSVGTGIVGAPECGDVMKLQIKVNEEGVIEDAKFKTFGCGSAIASSSLATEWLKGKTVDEAEQIKNTQIVEELNLPPVKIHCSVLAEDAIKTALNDYRSKKGMPLAERKKH from the coding sequence ATGCCGTACAGCGAGAAGGTGGTGGATCACTACAACAACCCCCGCAACGTGGGGTCCCTCGACAAGAAGGACCCCAGCGTGGGGACGGGCATCGTCGGCGCCCCCGAGTGCGGCGACGTGATGAAGCTGCAGATCAAGGTCAACGAGGAGGGCGTCATCGAGGACGCCAAGTTCAAGACCTTCGGCTGCGGCAGCGCCATCGCGTCGAGCTCGCTCGCCACCGAATGGCTCAAGGGCAAGACCGTCGACGAGGCCGAGCAGATCAAGAACACCCAGATTGTCGAGGAGCTGAACCTTCCCCCGGTGAAGATCCACTGCTCCGTCCTGGCGGAGGACGCCATCAAGACGGCGCTGAACGACTACCGGTCGAAGAAGGGCATGCCCCTCGCCGAGCGCAAGAAGCACTAG